One part of the Schistocerca cancellata isolate TAMUIC-IGC-003103 chromosome 12, iqSchCanc2.1, whole genome shotgun sequence genome encodes these proteins:
- the LOC126109727 gene encoding E3 SUMO-protein ligase ZBED1-like, with the protein MGQVMLKKLVQEVPTRWNSTLCMLERIVEIKDAVKTSLVLFTVDFEQLTDEEWNICSELCSVLKPFAQVSTQLSAESYPTGSQVIVLTRGLLSVCAELLERPFNSVTRTIIEELTKGLKDRFHNVEMSKSIGVATLLDPRFKSRV; encoded by the exons ATGGGGCAGGTCATGTTAAAAAAACTGGTGCAGGAGGTGCCAACAAGGTGGAACTCTACTCTGTGTATGTTGGAGCGAATAGTTGAAATTAAAGATGCAGTGAAGACTTCACTTGTACTATTCACAGTTGATTTTGAACAACTGACAGACGAGGAATGGAACATCTGCTCAGAACTCTGCTCTGTGTTGAAGCCATTTGCACAGGTTTCAACACAGCTTAGTGCTGAGTCATATCCTACTGGCAGCCAA GTTATTGTTCTGACAAGGGGATTATTATCAGTGTGTGCAGAACTTTTGGAAAGGCCATTTAACAGTGTGACAAGGACTATCATTGAAGAATTAACAAAAGGCCTGAAGGACCGTTTCCACAATGTAGAGATGAGCAAATCTATAGGAGTAGCCACTCTACTAGATCCACGCTTTAAATCTCGTGTTTGA